One genomic region from Bacillus sp. SLBN-46 encodes:
- a CDS encoding IS1182 family transposase produces MISKQQSMKFSPYMDLYNLIIPADNMLRKINDLVDFSFVYDEIKDNYCLDNGRNAIDPIRMFKYLLLKTIHDLSDVDIVERSKYDMSFKYFLDMTPEESVIEPSSLTKFRKLRLQDVKLLDLLINKTVEIAIEKEIIKSKSIIVDATHTKARYNQMTPKEVLMDRSKKLRKAVYQVDETMKEKFPAKTMTDVLEDEITYSQKLIHVIEKEENLIQYPKVKEQLNLLKETVEDDIERLQSSKDQDARVGHKSADSAFFGYKTHLALSEERIITAAVITTGEKNDGKQLQTLIEKSEKAGIEVETVIGDAAYSEKDNIIYTAENDIKLVAKLNPNITQGTRKKEDEFQFNKDAGMYVCKAGHMAIRKEKKNRSNEKKNPRDTYYFDIKKCKVCPFREGCYKDGAKSKTYNVTIKSDEHQGQANFQESEYFKEKSKERYKIEAKNSELKHRHGYNVSLSSGLVGMELQGAMAIFTVNLKRILKLLG; encoded by the coding sequence GTGATATCAAAACAACAATCTATGAAGTTTAGTCCCTATATGGACCTATACAATTTAATCATTCCTGCGGATAACATGTTGCGCAAGATCAATGATCTTGTCGACTTTTCTTTCGTCTATGATGAAATTAAAGATAATTATTGTCTTGATAATGGCCGGAACGCCATCGATCCTATTCGCATGTTTAAATATTTATTGTTAAAAACTATCCATGATCTTTCCGATGTGGATATAGTTGAACGTTCAAAATACGATATGTCTTTTAAATATTTCCTTGATATGACACCTGAGGAATCTGTGATTGAGCCAAGCTCATTGACCAAGTTTCGGAAGCTCAGGCTTCAAGATGTCAAACTTTTAGACTTACTTATCAATAAGACAGTCGAAATAGCCATTGAAAAAGAGATTATCAAGAGTAAATCTATCATAGTCGATGCTACCCATACAAAAGCCCGATACAACCAGATGACGCCAAAAGAGGTCCTTATGGACCGTTCCAAAAAGCTGAGGAAAGCTGTTTATCAGGTTGATGAAACCATGAAGGAGAAGTTCCCTGCCAAAACAATGACGGATGTACTAGAGGACGAAATCACTTATTCTCAGAAGTTAATCCATGTAATTGAGAAGGAAGAAAACCTTATCCAGTATCCAAAGGTTAAGGAACAATTAAATCTACTGAAAGAGACCGTTGAGGATGATATTGAGCGACTTCAGAGTTCGAAGGACCAAGATGCCAGAGTTGGTCATAAGAGTGCTGATTCTGCTTTCTTTGGTTATAAGACACACTTGGCTTTAAGTGAAGAAAGAATCATCACTGCAGCGGTTATTACAACCGGTGAAAAAAATGATGGCAAACAACTTCAAACTCTCATTGAGAAAAGTGAGAAAGCAGGGATAGAAGTTGAAACCGTGATTGGCGATGCTGCTTATTCTGAAAAAGATAATATCATTTATACCGCTGAAAACGATATTAAATTGGTAGCCAAATTAAATCCAAATATCACTCAAGGAACTCGAAAAAAGGAAGACGAATTTCAGTTTAATAAAGATGCTGGCATGTATGTTTGTAAGGCAGGACATATGGCAATCCGAAAAGAAAAAAAGAACAGATCAAACGAGAAGAAAAATCCACGTGATACCTATTACTTTGATATTAAGAAATGTAAAGTTTGCCCTTTTAGAGAGGGATGTTATAAAGATGGTGCGAAAAGTAAAACTTACAATGTAACGATTAAATCAGATGAACACCAGGGACAGGCAAACTTTCAAGAAAGTGAATATTTCAAAGAAAAGTCAAAAGAACGGTATAAAATAGAGGCTAAAAATAGCGAATTAAAACACCGGCACGGGTATAATGTTTCATTATCCTCGGGTCTAGTTGGCATGGAATTACAAGGTGCCATGGCAATATTCACTGTAAATCTTAAGAGGATACTAAAGCTCCTAGGGTAA
- a CDS encoding type II CAAX endopeptidase family protein: MMILKNILGFLILFAVYHTSELVGSNPILLFASFILFFTTAHIVAKVRGEKGLSTFGLHKHKLASMNLWTGYLLGVLFYGGSFVVSVWTGKIEFEGTFSLQQIILPLVGIILLTFLSSASEDILTRGYVFKYLPKNWSLPTLVVVSSIIYVLNHIWRIGDSYTQWIMLFLMGLTYAIPFAITKSLWFTIGCHWGWNTVSLFKSQIGNFSNFKVIDHTTDWTYIVTMFLFLLFVMGTVPHRAKARALKIFRFLFSLQSNK, translated from the coding sequence ATGATGATTCTTAAAAATATACTAGGTTTCCTTATCCTGTTTGCTGTCTACCATACATCCGAGCTGGTCGGTAGCAACCCTATATTACTGTTTGCCTCCTTTATCTTATTCTTTACCACCGCACACATCGTGGCAAAAGTCCGTGGCGAAAAGGGACTATCCACCTTTGGGCTGCACAAACACAAACTGGCATCTATGAATCTATGGACTGGTTATTTGCTAGGCGTCTTATTTTACGGCGGAAGCTTTGTTGTCTCGGTCTGGACAGGAAAAATAGAATTTGAAGGTACCTTTTCGCTACAACAAATCATCCTGCCCTTAGTGGGAATCATCTTGCTTACATTCCTTTCCTCGGCCAGCGAAGATATCTTAACCCGCGGGTACGTATTCAAGTACCTCCCGAAAAACTGGTCACTCCCTACACTAGTCGTTGTCTCGTCAATCATTTACGTCCTCAATCACATTTGGCGGATTGGCGACAGCTACACCCAGTGGATCATGCTGTTTCTTATGGGACTAACCTATGCCATTCCCTTTGCCATAACAAAGTCCCTATGGTTTACCATTGGCTGTCATTGGGGCTGGAACACCGTGTCCCTGTTCAAAAGCCAGATTGGCAATTTTAGTAACTTCAAGGTCATTGACCATACAACGGACTGGACCTATATAGTTACCATGTTCCTATTCCTGTTATTCGTGATGGGGACAGTCCCCCACCGCGCTAAAGCGAGGGCACTGAAAATCTTTCGATTTTTATTTTCATTACAGTCCAACAAATAA